Proteins encoded together in one Desulfovibrio sp. window:
- a CDS encoding YaiI/YqxD family protein: protein MEILVDADALPNAIKEILFRASLRLKLRLTLVANKNLQIPLSDFIKTIRVGQGFDVVDEAIVELVQAGDLVITADIPLAAKVIEKDAHALNPRGELYTKDNIQGRLTMRNLLYELRSGGVTTGGPPPLSRRDRENFANQLDRFLTEHGAP, encoded by the coding sequence ATGGAAATCTTAGTCGACGCTGATGCGCTTCCCAATGCCATCAAGGAGATACTCTTCAGGGCCTCCCTGCGTCTAAAGCTGCGTCTTACCCTGGTGGCCAACAAGAATCTGCAGATTCCCCTGTCGGACTTCATCAAGACCATCCGGGTGGGGCAAGGCTTCGACGTAGTGGATGAGGCCATTGTCGAGCTTGTCCAGGCCGGCGACCTGGTCATCACCGCGGATATCCCGCTGGCCGCCAAGGTCATCGAGAAGGATGCCCACGCCCTTAATCCCAGAGGAGAGCTTTACACCAAGGACAACATCCAGGGGCGCCTGACCATGCGCAATCTGCTCTATGAGCTTCGAAGCGGCGGTGTGACCACAGGCGGTCCTCCACCGCTCAGCCGCCGGGATCGCGAGAACTTCGCCAACCAGCTTGACCGCTTCCTGACAGAACACGGCGCCCCCTGA